A window of Streptomyces marispadix contains these coding sequences:
- a CDS encoding endonuclease I family protein, giving the protein MDFIRSAARRRTLGALAGTALIAAVVQIPASAGTATAPDKSSARSADQSVFSAAEDDDYYKDAEGKTGEELKKALHGIISKDVKTLSYDEVWDALKETDKDPDNAGNVILLYSGKSESADNSGGGEDQWNREHVWAKSHGDFGTSPGPGTDVHHLRPTNVKVNSIRSSKDFDKGGEEVEGAPGNFTDDDSFEPRDEVKGDVARMILYMDVRYEGDDEFPDLEANDEVGNGSKPNIGKLSVLKQWSDEDPPDKFEENRNQVIFDKFQHNRNPFVDHPEWVKEIYK; this is encoded by the coding sequence GTGGACTTCATACGTTCCGCAGCGCGCCGCAGAACGCTCGGCGCACTCGCCGGCACCGCGCTCATCGCCGCCGTCGTACAGATTCCCGCCTCCGCGGGCACGGCCACCGCACCGGACAAGAGCAGCGCACGCTCCGCCGACCAGTCCGTCTTCAGCGCCGCCGAAGACGACGACTACTACAAGGACGCGGAAGGCAAGACCGGCGAAGAGCTGAAGAAGGCTCTGCACGGCATCATCAGCAAGGACGTCAAGACGCTCTCGTACGACGAGGTCTGGGACGCGCTGAAGGAGACCGACAAGGACCCGGACAACGCGGGCAACGTCATCCTGCTCTACAGCGGCAAGTCGGAATCCGCCGACAACAGCGGCGGCGGCGAGGACCAGTGGAACCGCGAGCACGTCTGGGCCAAGTCCCACGGCGACTTCGGGACCTCCCCCGGCCCCGGTACGGACGTGCACCACCTGCGCCCGACGAACGTCAAGGTCAACAGCATCCGCAGCAGCAAGGACTTCGACAAGGGCGGCGAGGAGGTCGAGGGCGCGCCGGGCAACTTCACCGACGACGACTCCTTCGAGCCGCGCGACGAGGTCAAGGGTGACGTGGCCCGCATGATCCTCTACATGGACGTGCGCTACGAGGGCGACGACGAGTTCCCGGACCTGGAGGCCAACGACGAGGTCGGCAACGGCTCCAAGCCCAACATCGGCAAGCTGTCGGTGCTGAAGCAGTGGAGCGACGAGGACCCGCCGGACAAGTTCGAGGAGAACCGCAACCAGGTCATCTTCGACAAGTTCCAGCACAACAGGAACCCGTTCGTCGACCACCCGGAGTGGGTCAAGGAGATCTACAAGTAA
- a CDS encoding isoamylase, whose translation MRTRITLHRPGAARPSRTGALTGAALAGVLALVLALLASVSGLLPPAQSAHGAQRAEAALGAHYDDSGENITFRVRSSAATRMAVALYDKPAGADDRGTLPLAEEPDSGGTWAVKVSTAELREKYGIEGTVYYGYRAWGPNWPYDEDWTEGSEAGFVSDVDAEGNRFNPNKLLLDPYAREVSHDPLREGMTDKGVYGSGPKHRSEDSGPQAPKGIVLPAATGSGGTPPRSAGGTPTQAEGSGGGTGEKPRRALKDDIVYEVHLRGLTKNDPDVPADKRGTYAGAAAKAEELAELGVTAVEFLPMQESQNDANDADPDTSADDNYWGYVTDNFFAPDRRYAADDSPGGPTREFRAMVKAYHDAGIKVIADVVYNHTGEGGPWNEGDKDTYGIHSFRGLDNPSYYSLTDDRQKPMDNTGVGGNFNTRNPIAQNLIVDSLSYWKDVLGVDGFRHDLAPVLGNTCEHGCFEYSDTDPKTALHRITEEMPPRGPEGGEGTDWIAEPWALGDGTYQIGNFPKGWSEWNGKYRDTLRTDQNKLGVDEVTPKQLATRFAGSSDLYGDDGRKPFNSVNFMVAHDGFTLGDLYACNDKDNDQPWPYGPSDGGSDDNISWDQGGTQQAQRQAARNGFAFLMLSAGTPMMTGGDEALRGTRCNNNPYNLDNEANWLDHEPGADQRTFRTYAHRLLEFRKAHPALRPAEFGTGGDGDGDGMGGLDWFTPAGKAPDEAYWNGASNHALAWRLDGTESDDPADGLYIAYNGSADAVDFTLPSPGEGRKWHRVTDTGAGFEGADQVAEPGSEPEAGGEGAEYKLDGRSLAVMIAK comes from the coding sequence GTGCGTACGCGCATCACACTGCACCGGCCGGGAGCCGCCCGCCCCTCCCGGACCGGGGCGCTCACGGGGGCCGCCCTCGCGGGCGTCCTCGCACTCGTACTCGCCCTGCTCGCCTCCGTGTCGGGGCTGCTGCCGCCCGCACAGAGCGCTCACGGCGCTCAGCGCGCGGAAGCCGCCCTCGGCGCCCACTACGACGACAGCGGCGAGAACATCACCTTCCGCGTCCGCTCCTCGGCCGCCACGAGGATGGCCGTGGCGCTCTACGACAAGCCCGCCGGAGCCGACGACCGAGGCACCCTGCCGCTCGCCGAGGAGCCCGATTCGGGGGGCACTTGGGCGGTGAAGGTCAGCACCGCCGAACTGCGGGAGAAGTACGGCATCGAAGGCACCGTCTACTACGGCTACCGCGCATGGGGCCCCAACTGGCCCTACGACGAGGACTGGACGGAGGGTTCCGAGGCGGGCTTCGTCTCCGACGTCGACGCCGAAGGCAACCGCTTCAACCCGAACAAGCTGCTGCTCGACCCGTACGCACGTGAGGTGAGCCACGACCCGCTGCGCGAGGGCATGACCGACAAGGGCGTCTACGGCTCGGGGCCGAAGCACCGCAGCGAGGACAGCGGGCCGCAGGCGCCCAAGGGCATCGTGCTCCCCGCCGCGACCGGCAGCGGGGGCACTCCCCCTCGCTCCGCCGGTGGGACCCCCACCCAGGCCGAAGGCTCCGGGGGAGGCACGGGCGAGAAGCCCCGGCGCGCCCTCAAGGACGACATCGTCTACGAGGTGCATCTGCGCGGCCTGACGAAGAACGACCCCGACGTGCCCGCGGACAAGCGCGGCACCTACGCGGGTGCGGCCGCCAAGGCGGAGGAACTGGCCGAACTGGGCGTCACCGCGGTGGAGTTCCTGCCCATGCAGGAGTCGCAGAACGACGCCAACGACGCCGACCCCGACACCTCGGCGGACGACAACTACTGGGGCTACGTCACCGACAACTTCTTCGCCCCCGACCGGCGTTACGCCGCGGACGACTCACCCGGCGGCCCCACACGGGAGTTCCGCGCGATGGTCAAGGCGTACCACGACGCCGGGATCAAGGTCATCGCCGACGTCGTCTACAACCACACCGGCGAGGGCGGTCCCTGGAACGAGGGGGACAAGGACACCTACGGCATCCACTCGTTCCGCGGCCTGGACAACCCCTCGTACTACTCGCTGACCGACGACCGCCAGAAACCCATGGACAACACGGGTGTCGGCGGCAACTTCAACACCCGCAACCCCATCGCGCAGAACCTCATCGTCGACTCCCTCTCCTACTGGAAGGACGTCCTCGGCGTCGACGGATTCCGGCACGACCTCGCTCCCGTTCTCGGAAACACCTGCGAGCACGGCTGCTTCGAATACAGCGACACCGACCCGAAGACCGCTCTGCACCGCATCACCGAGGAGATGCCGCCGCGCGGGCCCGAAGGCGGCGAGGGCACCGACTGGATCGCCGAGCCCTGGGCGCTCGGCGACGGCACCTACCAGATCGGCAACTTCCCCAAGGGCTGGTCGGAATGGAACGGCAAGTACCGCGACACCCTGCGAACCGACCAGAACAAGCTGGGAGTCGACGAGGTGACGCCCAAGCAGCTCGCCACGCGCTTCGCGGGCTCCTCCGACCTCTACGGCGACGACGGCAGGAAGCCCTTCAACTCGGTGAACTTCATGGTCGCGCACGACGGGTTCACCCTGGGCGACCTCTACGCCTGCAACGACAAGGACAACGACCAGCCCTGGCCGTACGGGCCGTCCGACGGCGGCTCCGACGACAACATCTCGTGGGACCAGGGCGGTACGCAGCAGGCCCAACGGCAGGCGGCCCGCAACGGGTTCGCGTTCCTGATGCTCTCGGCGGGCACTCCGATGATGACCGGCGGCGACGAGGCCCTGCGCGGCACACGCTGCAACAACAACCCGTACAACCTGGACAACGAGGCCAACTGGCTGGACCACGAACCCGGCGCCGACCAGCGCACGTTCCGTACGTACGCGCACCGGCTGCTGGAGTTCCGCAAGGCCCATCCGGCGCTGCGCCCGGCGGAGTTCGGCACGGGAGGCGACGGTGACGGGGACGGCATGGGCGGGCTCGACTGGTTCACCCCGGCGGGCAAGGCCCCCGACGAGGCGTACTGGAACGGGGCGTCCAACCACGCGCTGGCCTGGCGCCTCGACGGCACGGAGTCCGACGACCCGGCGGACGGCCTGTACATCGCCTACAACGGGTCCGCGGACGCGGTGGACTTCACGCTGCCCTCGCCGGGTGAGGGCAGGAAGTGGCACCGCGTCACGGACACGGGTGCGGGCTTCGAGGGCGCCGACCAGGTCGCCGAACCGGGGTCGGAGCCGGAGGCGGGCGGCGAGGGCGCCGAGTACAAGCTGGACGGGCGGTCGCTGGCGGTGATGATCGCGAAGTGA
- a CDS encoding class I SAM-dependent methyltransferase codes for MVSAKRAVARAVYGSRYDSVPWEQRVYIRPGERTIRELQWRRLLRTSPVISLDEYRSRVKLGAIEEFISCHMCGETRQQPLFQPSKLKKNGKTAWTYNVVRCPSCGFLYRNPNVLPERLGDLYSKNYSSFLTGNYAANRQRRYRQAMDAFRPVFEEGDKRRLLDFGCGAGLFLELAEERGFDAHGVDLSPDSVKEANERLTSATAHFGAPEDVPEIAAGGFDVVTLWSVLAHLPRPVDDFTTFRNLLGPGGVLMILTVNAQSLLLKAYGSKWNGFTRNHLMFYSRETMPRLLRQAGFAGVAFEPFYGDTIEAGTTRLSDAHAQRLRQSVDISNGGNMLRALAFADDEAIDRWGDGRPVHRLT; via the coding sequence ATGGTGTCAGCCAAACGAGCCGTCGCCCGTGCCGTTTACGGTTCGCGTTACGACAGCGTTCCGTGGGAGCAGCGCGTCTACATCAGGCCGGGCGAACGAACAATCAGGGAGCTTCAGTGGCGGAGGCTGCTGCGCACCTCGCCCGTCATATCCCTCGATGAATACCGCTCCCGCGTCAAGCTGGGCGCGATCGAGGAGTTCATCTCCTGCCACATGTGCGGCGAGACAAGGCAGCAGCCGCTTTTCCAGCCGTCCAAGCTGAAGAAGAACGGCAAGACCGCCTGGACGTACAACGTCGTCCGCTGCCCCTCCTGCGGATTCCTGTACCGCAACCCCAACGTCCTGCCCGAGCGCCTCGGCGATCTGTACTCCAAGAACTACAGCAGCTTCCTGACCGGCAACTACGCCGCGAACCGGCAGCGCCGCTACCGGCAGGCCATGGACGCCTTCAGGCCGGTCTTCGAAGAGGGCGACAAGCGCCGGCTGCTGGACTTCGGCTGCGGCGCCGGGCTCTTCCTGGAGCTGGCGGAGGAGCGCGGCTTCGACGCACATGGCGTCGACCTCTCGCCGGACTCCGTCAAGGAGGCCAACGAGCGCCTGACGTCGGCCACCGCACACTTCGGCGCCCCCGAGGACGTGCCGGAGATCGCGGCCGGCGGCTTCGACGTCGTCACCCTGTGGTCGGTGCTGGCCCATCTGCCGCGCCCCGTCGACGACTTCACCACCTTCCGCAACCTCCTCGGCCCCGGCGGCGTGCTGATGATCCTCACCGTCAACGCGCAGTCGCTGCTGCTGAAGGCGTACGGCTCGAAGTGGAACGGGTTCACCCGGAACCACCTGATGTTCTACTCGCGGGAGACCATGCCGAGGCTGCTGCGCCAGGCGGGCTTCGCGGGAGTGGCGTTCGAGCCCTTCTACGGCGACACCATCGAGGCCGGTACGACGAGGCTCAGCGACGCACACGCCCAGCGCCTCCGCCAGTCCGTCGACATCAGCAACGGCGGCAACATGCTGCGGGCGCTGGCCTTCGCCGACGACGAGGCGATCGACCGCTGGGGCGACGGACGGCCGGTGCACCGGCTGACCTGA
- a CDS encoding slipin family protein, with amino-acid sequence MVVEVIVGLVIAAVVYAMAAARVVRQYERGLVFRLGRLQSGIKEPGFTMIVPGVDRLQKVNMQIITLPVPAQEGITRDNVTVRVDAVVYFKVVQPADAIIRVEDYRFAVSQMAQTSLRSIIGKSELDDLLSDREKLNQGLELMIDSPAVEWGVTVDRVEIKDVSLPETMKRSMARQAEAQRDRRARVINADAELEASKKLAQAAEQMSETPAALQLRLLQTVASVATEKNSTLVLPFPVELLRFLEGPREGTADGGTRDGKGRKRVKGAKGAKEVEGAEGAGAKAGEAAGTGALGDVEPKSLTEGAGSGVEAPGATALRDAELPPEAVVPEVPDVIEGPAPGAIPPDDVPGDLPGSAGEDLTSSEPGAAGAADTGESGDAAAEETPRTAAEQGAEGSAPDEEAAPRSRRRRRRR; translated from the coding sequence ATGGTCGTCGAGGTGATCGTAGGGCTCGTGATCGCGGCCGTCGTCTACGCGATGGCAGCCGCACGCGTGGTCAGGCAGTACGAACGGGGCCTGGTCTTCCGGCTGGGACGGCTCCAGTCCGGGATCAAGGAGCCGGGGTTCACGATGATCGTGCCCGGAGTCGACCGGTTGCAGAAGGTCAACATGCAGATCATCACGCTGCCGGTGCCGGCCCAGGAGGGCATCACCCGGGACAACGTGACCGTCCGCGTGGACGCCGTCGTCTACTTCAAGGTCGTACAGCCCGCAGACGCGATCATCCGCGTCGAGGACTACCGCTTCGCGGTCTCGCAGATGGCGCAGACCTCGCTCCGGTCGATCATCGGCAAGAGCGAACTCGACGACCTGCTCTCCGACCGCGAAAAGCTCAACCAGGGCCTTGAGTTGATGATCGACAGCCCCGCGGTGGAGTGGGGCGTGACGGTCGACCGGGTCGAGATCAAGGACGTGTCGCTGCCGGAGACGATGAAGCGCTCCATGGCCCGGCAGGCGGAGGCACAGCGCGACAGGCGGGCCCGTGTGATCAACGCGGACGCGGAGCTGGAGGCGTCCAAGAAGCTCGCCCAGGCCGCCGAGCAGATGTCGGAGACACCCGCGGCGTTGCAGCTACGGCTGCTCCAGACGGTCGCGTCCGTCGCCACGGAGAAGAACTCCACGCTGGTCCTGCCCTTCCCCGTGGAGCTGCTGCGCTTCCTGGAGGGGCCCCGCGAGGGCACCGCGGACGGCGGCACCCGTGACGGCAAGGGCCGTAAGCGGGTCAAGGGCGCTAAGGGAGCCAAGGAGGTCGAGGGGGCCGAGGGGGCCGGGGCGAAGGCGGGCGAGGCCGCCGGTACCGGGGCACTCGGCGACGTGGAGCCCAAGTCCCTGACGGAGGGCGCCGGTTCAGGCGTCGAGGCGCCGGGGGCGACGGCCCTCCGGGACGCGGAGCTTCCGCCGGAAGCGGTCGTACCGGAGGTGCCGGACGTGATCGAGGGGCCCGCGCCCGGGGCGATCCCACCGGACGATGTGCCCGGGGATCTTCCCGGCAGCGCCGGTGAGGACCTGACGAGCAGCGAGCCGGGGGCGGCCGGAGCCGCGGACACCGGCGAGTCCGGCGATGCGGCCGCCGAGGAGACTCCCCGTACGGCGGCGGAGCAGGGGGCGGAGGGTTCCGCTCCCGACGAGGAGGCCGCGCCGAGAAGCCGCCGCCGCCGTCGTCGTCGGTGA
- a CDS encoding NlpC/P60 family protein yields MRIALPIVAGAAVLGSLAPLATAGDAPAASSKTSANATKADAGTKAISRDTVIKRAKTWLTAVDGHQVPYSQSKTFQGYRTDCSGYVSMALQYGKPGTNTVGLASSQFTNKIKMSQLQKGDLVIDANGSNTTRHVVIFESWANSAHSKYNAYEQRGSYGTDHSVRSYGLGNDDYDAYRPKKY; encoded by the coding sequence ATGCGCATCGCACTGCCCATCGTCGCGGGTGCTGCCGTACTCGGCTCCCTCGCTCCCCTGGCGACGGCCGGCGACGCTCCGGCCGCCTCCTCCAAGACGAGCGCCAACGCGACGAAGGCGGACGCCGGCACCAAGGCCATCAGCCGCGACACCGTCATCAAGCGTGCCAAGACCTGGCTGACCGCCGTCGACGGCCACCAGGTCCCCTACAGCCAGAGCAAGACGTTCCAGGGGTACCGGACGGACTGCTCGGGCTACGTGAGCATGGCGCTCCAGTACGGCAAGCCGGGCACGAACACCGTGGGCCTGGCGTCCTCGCAGTTCACCAACAAGATCAAGATGTCGCAGCTTCAGAAGGGCGACCTGGTCATCGACGCGAACGGCAGCAACACCACCCGCCACGTCGTGATCTTCGAGTCGTGGGCCAACTCGGCGCACAGCAAGTACAACGCCTACGAGCAGCGCGGCAGCTACGGCACCGACCACAGCGTGCGCAGCTACGGCCTGGGCAACGACGACTACGACGCCTACCGGCCGAAGAAGTACTGA
- a CDS encoding carbohydrate ABC transporter permease translates to MTQTARTPRTPPRSPDSRKSKGAAKARPSRGIDLALVWRVTTALAAVVIALAVLLPLIWMVLASLRPEQDIVSAPPTLWPRSFTLEHYADIWQELPFATLYRNTIVFAGTVTVVSLLFDSMAAYALARLRFRGREAVFVIVLIMLMLPFQITLVPLYDLLNNLGLVNSFTGMIVPRATNAFGIFFLRQFFLSLPKDLEEAARVDGASEWRIYWRVVLPLARPALLTLGLFHFQFNWNDLLWPLIMTSDTSRATLPAGLSLFMGQHVTQYGLLLAGAVLSLLPVIVLFLLIQRSFVQGIATTGLK, encoded by the coding sequence GTGACCCAGACCGCGCGGACTCCCCGCACACCCCCGAGGTCACCGGACTCCCGGAAGTCCAAGGGCGCGGCGAAGGCCCGTCCGTCCAGGGGCATCGATCTCGCCCTGGTGTGGCGCGTGACGACCGCCCTCGCGGCCGTCGTGATCGCGCTGGCCGTGCTGCTGCCCCTGATCTGGATGGTGCTGGCGTCGCTGAGGCCCGAGCAGGACATCGTCTCCGCACCGCCGACGCTGTGGCCGCGCTCGTTCACTCTGGAGCACTACGCGGACATCTGGCAGGAGCTGCCCTTCGCGACGCTCTACCGCAACACGATCGTCTTCGCCGGGACCGTCACCGTCGTCTCGCTGCTCTTCGACTCGATGGCCGCCTACGCCCTGGCGAGGCTCCGGTTCCGCGGTCGCGAGGCGGTGTTCGTGATCGTGCTGATCATGCTGATGCTGCCGTTCCAGATCACGCTCGTCCCGCTGTACGACCTGCTCAACAACCTCGGTCTGGTCAACAGCTTCACGGGCATGATCGTGCCGCGCGCCACCAACGCGTTCGGCATCTTCTTCCTCCGGCAGTTCTTCCTCTCGCTGCCGAAGGACCTGGAGGAGGCCGCACGCGTCGACGGCGCCTCGGAGTGGCGGATCTACTGGCGCGTGGTGCTGCCGCTCGCGCGGCCCGCGCTGCTGACGCTGGGTCTGTTCCACTTCCAGTTCAACTGGAACGACCTGCTGTGGCCGCTGATCATGACCTCCGACACCAGCCGGGCCACCCTGCCCGCGGGGCTGTCGCTGTTCATGGGTCAGCACGTCACCCAGTACGGGCTGCTGCTGGCCGGAGCGGTGCTCTCGCTGCTGCCGGTGATCGTGCTGTTCCTGCTGATACAGCGCAGCTTCGTGCAGGGCATCGCGACGACGGGCCTCAAGTGA
- a CDS encoding carbohydrate ABC transporter permease — MTTPATAQPGAAEPGAARRGATQRGGATQRGGAATARTAGAWRPLRSRRTQRGRQTRAAWLFLAPSLTALAVFVVWPMFQAAYLSFTDYNLMQAASWVGLENYRRLLDDPEAWNALENTLVYAAVSTPVSVVLALALALFLNRSMALRGFLRTAVFLPFVVSLGVVSIAWAFLLDADIGLLAHWLSGVGVTTQQGWLEDPSYAMPAVIAVGVWKNLGFYMVMYLAGLQGIPPELHDAARVDGASAWQRLRRVTWPLLANQTMLITIMAAIGTLQAFDQIYVMTHGGPFFQTETLVVFTYRMGFERNEFGYAAAVSWVLLVLVFALSMLQFGYFRRRAVTL, encoded by the coding sequence GTGACCACGCCCGCCACAGCACAGCCGGGCGCGGCGGAGCCGGGCGCCGCGCGGCGCGGCGCCACGCAGCGGGGCGGCGCCACGCAGCGGGGCGGCGCTGCCACCGCGCGCACCGCGGGCGCCTGGCGTCCCCTGCGTTCCCGCCGCACCCAGCGCGGACGGCAGACCCGTGCGGCCTGGCTCTTCCTCGCGCCGAGCCTCACCGCGCTGGCGGTCTTCGTCGTATGGCCGATGTTCCAGGCCGCCTACCTGTCGTTCACGGACTACAACCTGATGCAGGCGGCGTCCTGGGTCGGCCTGGAGAACTACCGGCGGCTCCTCGACGATCCGGAAGCCTGGAACGCCCTGGAGAACACCCTCGTCTACGCGGCCGTCAGCACACCGGTGAGCGTGGTGCTGGCGCTCGCGCTGGCCTTGTTCCTCAATCGTTCGATGGCGCTGCGCGGCTTTCTCCGTACGGCCGTCTTCCTGCCGTTCGTGGTGTCGCTGGGCGTCGTCTCCATCGCGTGGGCGTTCCTGCTGGACGCCGACATCGGGCTGCTCGCCCACTGGCTGTCGGGCGTAGGAGTCACAACGCAGCAGGGCTGGCTGGAGGATCCGTCGTATGCGATGCCGGCCGTGATCGCCGTCGGCGTATGGAAGAACCTCGGCTTCTACATGGTCATGTATCTCGCCGGGCTACAGGGCATTCCGCCCGAACTGCACGACGCCGCACGCGTGGACGGGGCGAGCGCCTGGCAGCGGCTGCGCCGGGTCACCTGGCCGCTGCTGGCCAACCAGACGATGCTCATCACGATCATGGCGGCGATCGGCACGCTCCAGGCGTTCGACCAGATCTATGTGATGACGCACGGCGGTCCCTTCTTCCAGACGGAGACGCTGGTGGTCTTCACATACCGGATGGGCTTCGAGCGCAACGAGTTCGGCTACGCGGCGGCCGTCTCCTGGGTGCTGCTCGTGCTCGTGTTCGCGCTGTCGATGCTTCAGTTCGGCTACTTCCGCAGGCGGGCGGTGACGCTGTGA
- a CDS encoding family 1 glycosylhydrolase, whose translation MTGRRWYEDGRFRFAVGIEDTFVPQEAHGHRKLDEYELTQHYAQWREDLDRAADAGAEMIRWGIPWYLVEPEPGHFRWEWLDQVVEHLDRLGLRCVVDLMHYGTPLWLDNQFLNSAYPERVSAYAAAVAERYRGSLTDWTPLNEPVINAVYCGEQGSWPPYLHGDDGFVKILVRLARGMVLTQRRIAEVQPEAVFVHVDAGFRWAGGLSPARLRHLEERRFLGLDLVLGRVGEDHPMYGYLVQHGATDDELGWLRANAVTPDVIGVNYYPAFTTVGHDPETGAPRPVEAGTEGLADLLHAYAARYDRPLMVTETSRGGPAAERLGWLEESVAAVRALRADGTDLVGYTWFPFFALVDWLYRNDHEPPDRWLVQMGLYDLSRDAGNTLRRVPTPLVDRFRQLARGEGE comes from the coding sequence GTGACAGGGCGACGCTGGTACGAAGACGGCCGGTTCCGCTTCGCCGTCGGCATCGAGGACACGTTCGTACCGCAGGAGGCGCACGGGCACCGCAAGCTCGACGAGTACGAACTCACCCAGCACTACGCCCAGTGGCGCGAGGACCTCGACCGCGCAGCCGACGCCGGAGCCGAGATGATCCGCTGGGGCATCCCCTGGTATCTGGTGGAACCGGAGCCGGGTCACTTCCGCTGGGAGTGGCTGGATCAGGTCGTGGAGCATCTGGACCGGCTCGGCCTGCGCTGCGTCGTGGACCTGATGCACTACGGGACGCCGCTGTGGCTGGACAACCAGTTCCTCAACTCGGCCTATCCGGAAAGGGTCTCGGCGTACGCGGCCGCCGTCGCCGAACGCTACCGCGGCAGCCTGACGGACTGGACGCCCCTCAACGAGCCCGTCATCAACGCCGTCTACTGCGGCGAGCAGGGAAGCTGGCCGCCCTATCTGCACGGCGACGACGGCTTCGTGAAGATCCTCGTACGGCTGGCGCGGGGCATGGTACTCACCCAGCGGCGGATCGCCGAGGTGCAGCCGGAGGCGGTGTTCGTGCACGTCGACGCCGGATTCAGATGGGCGGGCGGGCTGAGTCCGGCGCGCCTTCGGCACCTTGAGGAGCGGCGCTTCCTCGGCCTGGACCTCGTGCTGGGCCGCGTCGGCGAGGACCATCCGATGTACGGATACCTCGTTCAACACGGCGCCACCGACGACGAGTTGGGGTGGCTGCGGGCGAACGCCGTGACGCCCGACGTGATCGGCGTGAACTACTACCCGGCCTTCACCACCGTCGGCCACGACCCGGAGACGGGTGCACCGCGGCCCGTCGAGGCGGGCACCGAGGGCCTGGCGGATCTGCTCCACGCCTACGCCGCCCGCTACGACCGGCCGTTGATGGTCACGGAGACCAGCCGCGGCGGCCCCGCCGCCGAACGGCTCGGCTGGCTGGAGGAGAGCGTCGCGGCAGTGCGCGCGCTGCGCGCGGACGGCACGGACCTCGTGGGCTACACCTGGTTCCCCTTCTTCGCGCTCGTCGACTGGCTCTACCGGAACGACCACGAGCCGCCGGACCGCTGGCTGGTGCAGATGGGCCTCTACGACCTGAGCCGCGACGCGGGCAACACCCTGCGCCGCGTCCCGACGCCGCTGGTCGACCGCTTCCGCCAACTGGCCCGCGGGGAAGGCGAGTAG
- a CDS encoding ABC transporter substrate-binding protein, with protein sequence MRKHTREGTPRCGTASRRVRGLRRSGLVLVTGLAVSLSACTGQGASGSSSDDEGSAGGKVTLTFWNGLTGGDRATIDKLIGEFNDSQKKVKVKSVPMPWDVFYQKLLTSVSSGNGPDIVAMDAGQMPKYADKGVLQPLDDFYSSKKHMDTSKLVPAAVNTSEFEGKNYGVPLNMATLMLFWNKTMFKDAGLDPEKPPKTCAEFAKMAPKLTKDTDGDGKPDQYAIALADHETIPMYPVLLWQGGADVVSRDGKKATLDDPKALKTLKYWVKQVRSEHISPVGLSGAKADKLFQTKKAAMEIVGPWVTTQFSEAGVKYGVTRPFSGPGGRQTFSSITSFGVSAKASPGKKNAAYRFFSFWNSKESQVKLAEGTGFPPDRTDVSPGDLKGNPDSAAFGAKDVTESARPYLPGLVNGPTIADQIFYPALQRALDGKQDVESVFKKADAQVQAQLDKQK encoded by the coding sequence ATGCGCAAACACACCCGTGAAGGCACTCCCCGCTGCGGGACGGCCTCCCGCCGGGTGCGCGGGCTGCGCCGCTCCGGCCTCGTTCTCGTCACCGGTCTCGCCGTCTCGCTGAGCGCCTGCACGGGTCAGGGCGCGAGCGGCAGCAGCTCCGACGACGAGGGCTCCGCCGGCGGCAAGGTCACGCTCACCTTCTGGAACGGACTGACAGGCGGCGACCGGGCGACCATCGACAAGCTGATCGGCGAGTTCAACGACTCGCAGAAGAAGGTGAAGGTCAAGTCCGTCCCCATGCCGTGGGACGTCTTCTACCAGAAGCTGCTGACAAGCGTCAGCTCCGGCAACGGCCCCGACATCGTCGCCATGGACGCCGGGCAGATGCCCAAGTACGCCGACAAGGGCGTGCTCCAGCCCCTCGACGACTTCTACAGCTCGAAGAAGCACATGGACACCTCGAAGCTGGTGCCCGCCGCGGTGAACACCTCCGAGTTCGAGGGCAAGAACTACGGCGTGCCGCTCAACATGGCGACGCTGATGCTGTTCTGGAACAAGACGATGTTCAAGGACGCGGGCCTCGACCCGGAGAAGCCGCCGAAGACCTGCGCCGAGTTCGCGAAGATGGCGCCGAAGCTGACCAAGGACACCGACGGCGACGGCAAACCCGACCAGTACGCGATCGCCCTCGCCGACCACGAGACGATCCCGATGTATCCGGTGCTGCTGTGGCAGGGCGGCGCCGACGTCGTCAGCAGGGACGGCAAGAAGGCCACCCTGGACGACCCGAAGGCCCTCAAGACCCTCAAGTACTGGGTGAAGCAGGTGCGTTCGGAGCACATCTCGCCCGTCGGACTCAGCGGAGCCAAGGCCGACAAGCTCTTCCAGACGAAGAAGGCGGCCATGGAGATCGTCGGCCCCTGGGTGACGACGCAGTTCTCCGAGGCGGGCGTGAAGTACGGCGTCACGCGCCCGTTCAGCGGCCCCGGCGGCCGGCAGACGTTCAGCAGCATCACGTCGTTCGGCGTCAGCGCCAAGGCGAGCCCCGGCAAGAAGAACGCCGCGTACCGGTTCTTCTCCTTCTGGAACAGCAAGGAGTCGCAGGTGAAGCTCGCCGAGGGCACGGGCTTCCCGCCGGACCGCACCGACGTCTCCCCCGGCGACCTGAAGGGCAACCCGGACTCGGCCGCCTTCGGCGCCAAGGACGTCACAGAAAGCGCACGGCCGTATCTGCCGGGGCTGGTCAACGGACCGACGATCGCCGACCAGATCTTCTACCCCGCGCTGCAACGCGCCCTCGACGGCAAGCAGGACGTCGAGTCCGTCTTCAAGAAGGCGGACGCCCAGGTGCAGGCGCAGCTCGACAAGCAGAAGTGA